The nucleotide sequence TATTGGGATGGAGAAAATACCTCGTCATAATATAATAACATTATAACACGGTAACAAAATAGGCAAGGAATTGACACCGATAAATAAAAATGCTAAAATGACCCAATTAATGTTTTTTGAAAATTTAAATTTTGGAGGATAAAAGGATGAAAATAAAACAACATAAAACACCTAAGAGATTATTCCTGTTTTCCCGTCTTGTGGTATCAATATTTTGCAAAAGATTCTGCATTATTGGCAAAGAAAATATTAAAGAAAAATGCCAAAATCAAAATTATATTATTGTCTCCTCCCATATTTCCAATCTAGACGCGCTAGCGGCTATCGTGGCGTTGGGAGATATCTTGGATTTACAGATTACGATTGAATCAACATTATTCAAACCAACTGAGCCCCAGTGGTATATATTTCAATTGACAGGAAAAGAAAATTTTAGCCCTCTGCAATACGAAAAATTAGCAAAAAGGAAAGAAGGTAAATTTAATCCCAAAGATTTCGAAAAGATATCGCAAAAAATGGCGGAAGGGAAAACTCCGTGGATAGTTATACATCCATTCACTCACGAAGAAAAAATGCAAAAAGCGAAAATAGGCCCGATTTATTTAGCCCAAAAAACGGGAGCGTCCATTATCCCCACGGCACTTGAATATGAAAACGCCTCCCTAAGCTTAGCCGGAAGAATAAATAGAATTAAAGCTCTGATCGGACGCCTAAAAGGAAACGGCATTGCTACTTATCGCATAGGAGAACCGGTTAAACTGCCTAAAATAGAAAATGTGGAAATTATAGAAAAACTCTATAACAAAAAAATGAATGGCGAAAAAATAACCGAAGAAGAAGAGCAAGAATCTTTAAGAGTGGTGGAAAAGCTAAAAACACAAGCTGATTATATCGCAAGAATTATATCCGAAATGCTGCCACCTCAAAATAGGGGAATATACGGGGAATGATTTAAAACTTTTATCTTAAAAACCGCGATAAAAATTCGCGGTTTTTTCTTTAAGGTAAGCGGGGTAAGGTTTGACAAAATATTCAAAATTTACTACAATAAATGACTACTGTTGTTTGACAAAATTTGACAAAAATTAAACCCTTGGAGAATAAAAAATGGACGAAAATTATACGCTTGAAGAAATTGAGGAAATAGAGAAGTCAGCGATTAAATTTAAAAAGGGAAATTTCTTCAGATTGCCCTGTATTCTACGTGGTAATAAAGTGGCGAGCCGCAATCCAGAATCACAAGTAGAAAATTATTCCACTATAACCGACTGTTTTCCTTTAAGCAGCGGCAAATGGATATTTCTTGTTTACGCTTATCCCCTGTCTATCATCCACCGTTTACTTGACGGACTGGCGAAGTGGGCCACTGAAAAATACTGTATCAAATCTCTTACTCCTAAAAAATGGCAGCAAGCCTTTATCAAAAACTCATTCATCCCGATAATAAATATCCAAATGCCGAATGTGATAGCCATGCCTTATGTTGATAATGAGAACCTTTTTGACGTCCTGTCTGACCGCATCCCAAAGTATCATTTTGAAGAAAAAAGGGGGATGATAAAAAAGGCCTGTCTCGTTATAAACGAAATGCACGGCAGAAATATTATGTGGGGAGAACTTATTGCTCCTAATATGATATACACATCTCACGGAGAAATCATAATCTGCGATACGGAAACCCAGTATTATCGAGGAAACATAATCGAACAAAAATCCTCCGATTGGCTGGACTTTATTTGTTCCACTTGCGGCGCGATGGTAAAAGCCTATGGTGAAATCGTTGTTGCCCCGATAATTGAGGATATCGTTTGGCGGATAAAAAATCGGAAAGTAGCGAATCATCTAAAAATCAGATGTCAGAAAAAAAGAACCTGGTTGCACCGCCTTTTCAGCGCCTATACTGCGGAACGTCTCGCTTGCCCGCCAAAACTATATGACAACATCAAAAGGATAATCGCGGCCTCATAAAATCTGTTCTTGAGCCCAAGCAACGCTTGGGCTTTTTTAATTAAAAACAGACCCATTGATTTAGGTCTGTTAAAGGGTCTTGATATTTTTATATAACCTCCAAAGCGCGTTGCTCGTCAGGCGAGGCCTCTTTTCGTAAATTCCCCCAAGCCGTACTTTTTTTTAAAATCGTCACCTGTTCGGCGGATAAATTATTCAAGGCATTCTGAATCAACCCCTCGCCTAAGTCAGAATCAACCGCTATTAAATACGCGGTTGCCCAGTTTTTCTCCGCACATAGATAATCGTAAAGCTTCTGTTTGTCTTTTTGTATCTCCTCGATTGAGCAGGAAATTTCTTTTTTCAGAGCTTCATCCCGGGTCTGCTCTAATAAATTTTTCAAAAACAGACAAGCGGCGAGAGGATTCGCAAAATTTCTATAACGAAAATAATTTACCCTGGCCACCGCCTTGTCGCCCAGAAAATAGCCGAATCGCAGAGCCGAATCATAATCGCCGTTTTCTAAGGACTCATCGTACCTCTTCCCTATGTAAGCATAGAAAGTCGCGACCGCAACCAATACAACAAACAAAATCGTGCTACCGGTTTCCATTATTTTTTTACCTTTCATTAAATTTATTTGAAAGAACAATTATTCTAAATTATTAAACATTCTTACATACTGTCTTTAAAAAATCAATACCAACGAAATACTAGTCCGCTTTTGGTCGATATTGCAAGGCCTCGGCCACATATTCAGTAGTAATCTCCTCGCTCCCCGCCAAGTCGGCAATGGTGCGCGCCAATTTCAAAACGCGGTGGTAAGAACGCGCCGAGAGCCGCATCTGGGCCACGGCATTGCGCAAAAGCTCGCGCGTGTCTTCTCTAAGCGGACAAAACTTTTTAACTTCTTCCGATGACATCTCGCTATTGGCAAAAATGCCCGATTTGCCAAAACGCTCTCTTTGCCTCCCCCGCGCCGCTTCCACTCGCCCGCGGATATCCGCCGAACTTTCTCCGTGGTTGTCACTGACCATTTTTTCAAAATCAATCTGCGGCACTTCAATATGAATATCAATGCGGTCCAAAAGCGGACCGGAAACCTTTTTCTGATATTTTAAAATCTGCATGGGCGAACAGGTGCAAATTCTTTTGGGGTCAGAAGCGTAACCGCAAGGACAGGGATTTTGCGCCGCCACCAAAATAAACTTGGCGGGGAATTCCACCGTGCCGGAAACGCGCGAAACCGCCACCACGCCATCCTCCAGCGGCTGGCGCAAATTTTCCAGCACCCGCCGGTCAAACTCCGGAAACTCGTCCAGAAATAAAATTCCGCGGTGCGCCAAAGAAATTTCTCCCGGCTTGGGCCAGGTCCCGCCGCCGACCAACGCCACGCCCGAAGCGGTGTGATGCGGACTGCGGAAAGGACGCTTTCTCGCCACTGGCTGATTGGGTGGTAACAACCCGGCGGCGGAATAAACGCGGGTTATCTCCAGCGACTCCTCCACGGTCAAATTAGGCAGAATAGTGGGGATTGTCCGCGCTAAAAAAGTTTTTCCTGAACCCGGCGGTCCGCTCATTAAAATGTTATGCGCTCCGGCGGCGACAATTTCCAGCGCCCGCTTGGCCTGTTCCTGCCCTTTAATGTAAGCCATGTCCGCTGAACCATAATCAACATTTTGAAGTTCACTTTGAAAATCCAACGGCTCCACCTCCGGCGGTATTTTTTCTTTTTGTAAAAACTGAATGAGCTCGCTTAAATTTTTCACCGGAATAATTTTTACTCCGCTGATTAAACTCGCCTCGCGCGCGTTCGGCTCCGGCAAATAAACTTTCTCAAATCCTTTTTCCCGCGCCATCAGCATCAGCGAGATAACTCCATTCACTCCCCGCACCTCACCGTCCAGCGCCAGTTCGCCTACTAAAATTGACTTAGATAGATCCTCCTTAAGCAAAATCTGTTCCGAGGCCAACAGTAAACTCAAAGCCATCGGCAAATCGTAAGCCGGCCCTTCTTTCCTGATGTCCGCCGGCGCCAAATTGGCCGCCACCCTTCCCCGCGGAAACTGAAAACCGCTGTTTTTTATGGCTGACCGCACGCGCTCGCGCGACTCCTGCACCGCCGTATCCGGCAAACCGACAACAATAAAATTGGCCAAACCGGAAGAAACGTCCGCCTCCACTTCAATGGGCGCGCAAAAAAGGCCGATAGCGGCCGAAGAAAAAACTTTTGCCGACATATTTTAAATGCCCAGAACTCGCTGGGCATTCTATTTAAAAAAATAAATTTTATTTCACGGTTTGAATACTTTAACGCTTTCCAGTTTCCCGTCTTTAATCACGTAAACGGCGTATGAAGAAAGGCGATTGCCCGCCTCGTCAAAACTCAAGCTCCCCAAAGCCTGCTCCCATTTTTTGAGATTAACTAAATAATTCTTTATCTTACCAAAATCATCTCCATATTTTCCGGCCGCTTCGGCCAACAAATAAATCGTGGAATAGATATTAGCTTGCTCGGCAGCGAAAGAAACCTCTTCACCATATCTCTTTTTAAACGCTTCTGCAAATTTTTCAAATTTTTTATTTTCTTCGCTCACTGCTTTCACGGTATAAAAGCCGTCTAAAGACGAATAATCTTTCCAAATATCATTACTAAACATTTGACCGGGGAGAAATATTGTTTTTTCCAGGCCGGCGGTTTTTAATTCTAACGCAATTTTTTCAGCAACAGCCGGCATTTCTGATATTAAAACTAAAGCGCCGAAATCTTTACCCTTAAGCTCGTTGATAATTTCAGACGCCTCAAAACTCTTCGGATAAAAATAAATATCTGCCGCTATCTTTCCTCCCTTGGCTGAAAAATATCTTTTAAAATCTTCAACTAAAGTCAGGGCATAATCTTTTTTTTCATAAACCACCGCCGCCGTGCCAACCTTGGCTTTAGTGGCGAGATATTCCGCCAGCATGAAACCTTCCTTATCATTATTAACCGCTAAACTAAAAAAATTATCTGCGCCGCTTCCGCTGACACCGCCGCCAGCCGAAGCAATAACAATCGCCTCCCGCCCTTTCACCGCCTTGGCCATGGACATAATTTCGCTTTCGCAAAATCCGCCGATGACAAAATTAACTTCCTCTTTATTGATTAAATCCTCTGCTCCTCTGGCCGCTTTATTGGATTCGCATCCGCCATCGCGATACAAAAGCTCCACTCGCACCTTGCCGTTTTGGCCATTAATTTCTCTCATTGCCAAATCAGCCGCCGCCTTCATCGCTGGCCCCTGCTTCAAAAAAGAGTCCTCCAATGGCAAAATTACGCCGATTTTCAACAACTTTTTTTCACCACCGATAAAATTATTGGATAATAGATAAACCGCAGCGGCGAGAACAATGATGCTAACAATTATAATTAAAATTTTTCTTTTGGACATATCTTAATATTATTACCTTTATATTTAATTATAAATAAAAACGCTCCTACTGCTATCATTATATCAGCCAAATTAAAAAACGACAAAGACGCAAAGCCGACATAATCTATGACATACCCGTAAATTATTCTATCCCCAAAATTACTTAGAGCGCCGGCAATTAAAATAACCAAACCAAACGCCGCCGCACGTCGGCCGTTTCGGAATAACCAGTATAAAAATAAAAAAAGTCCGGCCAAAATAACCGCGCTAAAAATTACCGCTATCCCCGCTGGCAGCGGAATACTGAAAGCAATAAATTTATTGCGAAAAAATTCCAAACCGAATTTAAACGGGGGAAAAATAAAATAAACTCCCTCATCCGGGAGTTTATTTTGGACAAAATATTTGAAATAACGGTCAACAACGAAAAAAAATAAAATCGCACCGTAGCCCCAAAAAAAATTCGTTCCAAAAAACTTTCCGCCGCGCATCTTACTTGCCCTTGGTCAATTTTTCCTTGCATTCCACGCAGGCGGTAGAAACTGGACGGGCCTCAAGGCGCTTTTCTCCTATTTCCTTACCGCAATATTTGCAAATTCCATAAGTGCCTTTGGCAATACTGTCTAAGGCCTTGCTCACATCGCGAAGCGATTTTTCTAAATTATGCTCCAAGGACAGATTGTCGCTGTAAGTGGCCACCTCGCCGGCATTTTCATCTTCTTTGTCGCCATACTCCGGCATTTCCGTATCATAATCATCCTTGGCTTTCTTTTTGGCGAAACCCGAAAGACGTTCATTCAAGTTTTTCTTTTCCTCCAAAAGCTTCTCTTTCATTTTAGCAATAAATTCCTGACTGGGCATAAACTTCTCTTTACTTATTTATATAAGGTCATTTTAACAAGAAAATAAAAAAGGCGCAAGTTCCGCGCTGTTTTCCATATAAATTGGAAAAATTATTTGATACGGGCTTGCGCCTCCGAGCTCTTAACAAACTCTGTCGCCGCTCCGGAAGAGCGGAAACAAAGATTTGGTTCTTTTTAAAAGCTCCGATAACGCTTTTTGGCCTATTTTTTAATAAGCGTGCTCCTTTACCATTCTTATGGCCTATCCTCGGGAATTCTTATCCCCAGGGTTAGTCCTTTCCACTTTTATTTTTGTTTGGAATAACCAGGTCTAACGGCCAATTTTAGACCTTAACGAATAGTAAAGAAGAAAGAAATTTGCCCAATATTAGATAAAATCAGGAAAATCTCTTTAAATTTAAAGAACTACGACACAATTTGCCTTATAGGTTAATTATAACACATTTTCCTGCAATTGTCAACGCATTTTTTTGGCTTATATTAGCCATTTTTTATCTTAAACAAATACTTCTGGGGATAATATTTTTCCTGCTTTTTCGTAAAAATATTTAATATCAACAACTTATCCACAAATTATTTTAAAAATCCAGTAATTTTATCAGATGTAAATAATATCTCGCTAAAATTAGCCAAAAAATCATTATTTTTAGTAATCTTTTCTAAATTAATATACCCCCCTTTATCTCTGATATCTAAAACTCCCAACAATTTTTCTTCGGATAACTGGCCAGCAGTTTTAGTATATTCTTTTACTAAATCCTCGGAATTGCTCAAAAATAAGAAGTTTTTTTTACCTTGGCTGATGATTTGGTAACTGATTTTTAAAGGAATGCCCTCTGACTCCAAAATACGCGGCCCCCCGGGGGTTGTTTCTGTAAAATCAGCAATAATTTCTTTGGGTAAAAATTCAATGGCCCTGCCGTCCGGTAAAACTACTTCCTTTTCTTCCGGATATAAATAACCAACTACTCGCTTCAAAACATTGGCCAATTTGGCCGGGTCAAATTCTTTAGACGAGATATTGACGATTAGCAAAAAATTGTTCCGCAAAAAATTTTTAATATCTACCGGATTATTTTCATCCTCAAATTCAACCAAGAGTTCTCCCTCTCCCCGTAAGATATCCCCCAACTCATCAAAATCTTTTTCACCGCTGGCTAAAATATTTTTGGGAATATATTTTTTACTTTCTCCATACAAATCAAAAAAATTAAAACCGCGCAGATAGAGCAAAGGTTTTTCGGCGAAAGAATTGATAAACGAAGCGGCGGTCAATTTAGAATGGGGGAAATTAAAATCAACAATCAGCTGATTATTATTTCTGGCCAGGGAAATATAAATATTTTCAGGCAATTTAATGTTTGAAAACAAATATCTTTCCCAAGGTAATGGCGCCGCGTGCTTAGAGGTATCAATATGACCTCGGCCAACATCACTGCCGGGAATTTTAAAATAAAAATATGCCCGGGGGTTGCTGAAAATTTTCCAAAATATATCGCGGTAAAGAAGCTCCGTATTCGCAGAAGAGGCGCCAACGGCCACCGTGTCGTTGCTAAAATCTTTAATCGTTAAATTTGCCGGCCAGGTATTCGGACGAGAAAAAAATCTCGCTAAAAAAAATCTTTGGCCATCGGGTAAAACCACCCAAGCCATTTCTTCACCGGAAAATTCCTCGGGAAAACCCCAAAAGCGATTAAGCTCGCGAACCAATTCCGCGCTAACCTTATCGTCTGAATAGTTTAGGTGAATATAAACAACCTTATCAACGGGCGCGTAATCAATTAAACGGTCTCCGGGAAAAAATATCAATATAATAGCCACAGCCAGTAAGGCTGCGGCTATTATTAAAAATAAAAATATAAATTTATAGGATGGCCGGCGCCTTTTGGAATAACCCAAATACGCCTCTCTTCTTTGGCTAAAAGAATAGTAATCGGGCATGGCTTTATTTTTCATTATCGGCGCTCGCTTCTTTTTTTGAAGATTCCGAATTTTTTTTCTTCCGGCTCGTCGGGACCGCTATCCGGCTGGGCTCTTTTTAGAGAAAGCCCGATTTTGCCGGCTTCCTTATCAATATTTATCACTTTAACGGTTATTTCCTGGCCGAGCTTAATCACGTCCTCAACTCGCGCCACGCGATACGGAGCCAATTCGGAAATATGGACCATCCCTTCCTGCCCGGGGAGGATCTCCACGAGAGCGCCGAAATCCATAATCCGGGTGACTTTGCCGGTATAAAGTTTGCCCATTTCCGCTTCGGCGGTCAAATCTCTAATCCATTTAACCGCTTTTTCTAATCCGTCTTTATCGGCGGAAGTGACGCTTACCAAGCCGCTGTCTTCAATATCAATATCCACGCCGGTCTCGGCGATAATTTTATTTATCATCTTGCCGCCCGGACCGATAACATCGCGAATCTTATCGGGGTTGATATAGAACGACTCAATGCGCGGAGCATAAGGAGAAAGTTCGGCGCGGGGGGCCGGCAGGACGTTCGTGATGGAATCTAAAACCTTGAGACGCGCAACGCGCGCTTGTTTGAGAGTTTGTAAAACTATGTCTTTAAGCAAACCATCGCTCTTGGTATCCATCTGAATGGCGGTAATACCCTTGGCCGTGCCGGCGATTTTAAAATCCATGCCGCCGTAACCGTCTTCTAAATCCTGCAAATCGGTAATGACTTTCCAGTCGCCCTTGGAATTAACCGCCAAACCCATAGCAATACCGGCTACCGGAGATTTAATCGGCACACCAGCGTCCATCAAACTTAAAGTTGAGCCGCAAACCGAAGCCATGGAACTGGAACCATTGGAGCTCATTACTTCGGAAACGACGCGAATGGTATAGGGAAATTTGTCCTGCTCCGGCAGAACCGGAAAAATGGCTTTTTCCGCCAAGGCGCCATGACCGATTTCGCGGCGTCCGGGGCCGGACATTCGGCCGGTCTCACCGACGGAATACGGAGGAAAATTATAATGATGCATGTAACGTTTTTTGCCGCTCATTTCCATGCCGTCTAAAACCTGTTCGTCCCCCGGCGCTCCCAGAGTAACGACCGAGAGCACGTGAGTTTCCCCGCGGCGGAAATATCCCGAACCGTGAACACGCGGCAAAATGCCTGCTTCGGAAAAAAGCGGACGAATCTCATCTAGCTGGCGACCGTCCACGCGCTTGG is from Patescibacteria group bacterium and encodes:
- a CDS encoding signal peptidase II gives rise to the protein MRGGKFFGTNFFWGYGAILFFFVVDRYFKYFVQNKLPDEGVYFIFPPFKFGLEFFRNKFIAFSIPLPAGIAVIFSAVILAGLFLFLYWLFRNGRRAAAFGLVILIAGALSNFGDRIIYGYVIDYVGFASLSFFNLADIMIAVGAFLFIIKYKGNNIKICPKEKF
- the pnp gene encoding polyribonucleotide nucleotidyltransferase — translated: MIQQKHFEKEWAGRKLIIETGRFAPQANGSCTVQYGDTLVQATAVMSPTVKEGMNFFPLTVEYEEKMYAAGKIKGSRFIKREGRPTDEAILTARLVDRAIRPLFDDRIRNDIQVVLTVLSLDTDNDPDIIALIAASTALSISNIPWNGPIAGVNVSKIEDKLILNPTYEERAKASLYTTVAGTKEKVIMLEAEAKEAAEEEMSAAILFGQENLEPVIKLIQEIKKELGEEKISTDDLYAQQIKGDLAELKSLMEEAQKFLDERIEKYMFGEIKNTKQSRKEALRELKELLKTTLEEREVAADMINVIMAKADKLAELRISEAIVDRAKRVDGRQLDEIRPLFSEAGILPRVHGSGYFRRGETHVLSVVTLGAPGDEQVLDGMEMSGKKRYMHHYNFPPYSVGETGRMSGPGRREIGHGALAEKAIFPVLPEQDKFPYTIRVVSEVMSSNGSSSMASVCGSTLSLMDAGVPIKSPVAGIAMGLAVNSKGDWKVITDLQDLEDGYGGMDFKIAGTAKGITAIQMDTKSDGLLKDIVLQTLKQARVARLKVLDSITNVLPAPRAELSPYAPRIESFYINPDKIRDVIGPGGKMINKIIAETGVDIDIEDSGLVSVTSADKDGLEKAVKWIRDLTAEAEMGKLYTGKVTRIMDFGALVEILPGQEGMVHISELAPYRVARVEDVIKLGQEITVKVINIDKEAGKIGLSLKRAQPDSGPDEPEEKKFGIFKKRSERR
- a CDS encoding YifB family Mg chelatase-like AAA ATPase; its protein translation is MSAKVFSSAAIGLFCAPIEVEADVSSGLANFIVVGLPDTAVQESRERVRSAIKNSGFQFPRGRVAANLAPADIRKEGPAYDLPMALSLLLASEQILLKEDLSKSILVGELALDGEVRGVNGVISLMLMAREKGFEKVYLPEPNAREASLISGVKIIPVKNLSELIQFLQKEKIPPEVEPLDFQSELQNVDYGSADMAYIKGQEQAKRALEIVAAGAHNILMSGPPGSGKTFLARTIPTILPNLTVEESLEITRVYSAAGLLPPNQPVARKRPFRSPHHTASGVALVGGGTWPKPGEISLAHRGILFLDEFPEFDRRVLENLRQPLEDGVVAVSRVSGTVEFPAKFILVAAQNPCPCGYASDPKRICTCSPMQILKYQKKVSGPLLDRIDIHIEVPQIDFEKMVSDNHGESSADIRGRVEAARGRQRERFGKSGIFANSEMSSEEVKKFCPLREDTRELLRNAVAQMRLSARSYHRVLKLARTIADLAGSEEITTEYVAEALQYRPKAD
- a CDS encoding TraR/DksA C4-type zinc finger protein → MPSQEFIAKMKEKLLEEKKNLNERLSGFAKKKAKDDYDTEMPEYGDKEDENAGEVATYSDNLSLEHNLEKSLRDVSKALDSIAKGTYGICKYCGKEIGEKRLEARPVSTACVECKEKLTKGK
- a CDS encoding ABC transporter substrate-binding protein, giving the protein MSKRKILIIIVSIIVLAAAVYLLSNNFIGGEKKLLKIGVILPLEDSFLKQGPAMKAAADLAMREINGQNGKVRVELLYRDGGCESNKAARGAEDLINKEEVNFVIGGFCESEIMSMAKAVKGREAIVIASAGGGVSGSGADNFFSLAVNNDKEGFMLAEYLATKAKVGTAAVVYEKKDYALTLVEDFKRYFSAKGGKIAADIYFYPKSFEASEIINELKGKDFGALVLISEMPAVAEKIALELKTAGLEKTIFLPGQMFSNDIWKDYSSLDGFYTVKAVSEENKKFEKFAEAFKKRYGEEVSFAAEQANIYSTIYLLAEAAGKYGDDFGKIKNYLVNLKKWEQALGSLSFDEAGNRLSSYAVYVIKDGKLESVKVFKP